The genomic interval AGGCAGGCTTTCGTGGTATGATAGCCGTGCCAACGATCCGACGAGATCAGCGGAGTGGCGTCTATATTATCAGGGCAATCCGGTAACGGAATTGATGGAGCCGGGTGACAGTCTATTCGTTGCTCGCCGCCCTGATGACCACATCCTCTTTATTGTCACGCCCGATGGCACTGATATTCAAAGTCAGCTTGTTTGGCTTTTCGGTTTATCGGAACAACCCTCTCTCGCTTTTGAGCAGAGGGAGATCACCCGCGACAGCGGTGGCGAAGTGGACTTCGCAGCACGGTTTATTCTGGATGAGCTTGGCATCGAGGCTGCTGAACCAGAGGCCGACCTATTAGACAGTCTCATTGAGCGGTTTGGGCTGAAGTTCCCCAAAACTCGGGTTTTTTCTGAACTCGCGCGAACCTCCCTGCCCGAGATCAGTGCGCAAGATGACCCTGATGAAGTCTTGCTATCTTGGATGGAACGCGAGGAATTAATGTTTCGTCGGCTTGAACGACGTATCGTGGCCGACCGGATCGCGAACGGGTTCGCTGGGCCAGATGGAGCAGATGTCGATGGCTTCCTGAAGTTCTCTCTCTCGGTTCAGAACACTCGGAAGGCGCGCGTTGGCTTGGCCCTTGAGAACCATCTTGAAGCGATATTTTTAGCCCATGACGTTCGATATGCTCGTGGAGCGGAAACCGAAAACAAGAATAAGCCGGATTTTCTCTTTCCGGGTCAAGATCAATACCGCGACCCGAGCTTTCCGGTTGAGTTGCTGACCATGCTGGGATCAAAATCCACGCTAAAAGATCGTTGGCGACAGGTGCTATCCGAGGCGGAACGCATCCCGGTAAAACACCTTGCCACCCTTTCTCCGGGCCTCTCGGAAAATCAGACTGACGAGATGCGAGCCAAATCCTTGCAATTAGTCGTCCCGAGGGGGCTTCATGAGACATACCGAAATACGCAACGGGCATGGCTCATGGATATGCGAGCGTTCTTGGCAATGGTCCGGACAAGGCAGCGAGCTTAGGAAACCTAATTTTTGTTCAGACCCATTTCTCTGCTTTGGAGCTTGCGCTTCCATAGTTGCTCCATCGCGATGATCTGCTCGACCGTCGCGGCTGAACCGGCCACCTCTAAGATGCTGACCTGATAATCCGATGGATCGCGGCTCTTGAGGCCGACGTTACCGCCATGCCCTGTCGCGATATAGCTCTGCCAGCGTCCCCAAAACCCTTCGAAGCCATGCGCAGCACCAACATATTGTTCTCGGGTTCGGGGGCATGTCAGTAGATAAACGCCCCTGCTCGCCGATAATGTGGCAACCCATGATGGAGGCAGGCTCGGAAGGCTGGCAAGATTTTCAACAAAATGCGTAAAGCCGGGAAAGTCCGGCTCCCGAAAGGTCTGTGTGAGTTCAACAATCGGCTTGTCGCCCGTGTTGCTGTCGGCTCGCTGCGCCCACGAGCGGGCTCCCGGCCCCCACTCCACCTTCAAACATCCGATGAATGGGTCAAAAGCGGGCAGCCGCGAGCACTCATAGAGGTCAAGTTCAAGGTTCATCTGAAGGCGCGAAAGGCGGTAGAGCGGATCGACCCAATCGTCGGGCGCGGGCGACGAACCGAATACTTCATACATTCCGGCGAACATCGTGCTGCCATCAGGAGGCACCACGAAACTGGCCCAATACCGACTAGCGAAGTATTCGCGCCGGTTAGCCCGCTGCGCACTCTGGTAACGCTCGAACTCCGCTCTGTCATCGCGCCATAGCGCGTATGGTGTCAGTCCGCTGTCGGCTACATGCTGGTGTCGCATGAGGCGCACGTTGAAAGGATCGAGCCCACCGTTCTTCAGCACCATGTTGAAAGTCAGTGCCACCCCACGCTCCCGCCCTATTCCTATCGCTGCAACCAGTTGCACGAATGTGCCAACATATCGGTTTACAGCGATTTCTGAAGTGCTTGAAATATAAGGAGCCCAATCTTGCCCGGTTTACAGCAGAAACCGCAGAAATCCGCCGATTATGGGAGCTTGGGAAGCTGCTGCTCTACCATTGAGCTACACCCGCGGGTGCGCCCGGACTTACGGCGGCGCCGTGACACGGTCAATCGCGCAGTGAAGATGGTTAGGCATATCCCTGCGTTTAGCCTGTACGGTTAATTCGGAACAGGGCGGGGCGGCGGTTCCTTCTTGATATATGAGGACTTTTCCAACGACGCCCGATCGACACCGCGATCACCCCCACCACCTCCCCAGTCGCCGCGAGCGGCTACGCGCGCTGATGCGCCTGAAATCGCAGCGCCAGATACTTGGTGCCGGACTGGGCTTCAGCCTGGCCCTGTGCGCCATTCTGGCGAGCGCGGTCGCCATCGATTCCGGCCCGCGTTCCGACGTCGTGCCCTTGGGCAGGGGAGTGGCCAGTGTCGAGGACCATGCGGTTTCCCAGTTCGACGTTCCCGCGTTGCCGGAACGGCCCGAGGTCCAGCCTGCCGCCTTGTCCCCGCCGCCCCCTTCCCCCCGGGAAAGCGCGCTCGGCGAAGGCCACGCCAGCTATTACGGTGACGAACTTGCCGGGAACCGCACCGCCAGCGGGGAGCGCTTCGACCCCGAAAGCCTGACCGCCGCGCACCGGACCCTCCCGCTCGGCAGCAGGGTACGCGTGACCAACCCGCGCAATGGCGACAGCGTGATCGTGCGGATCAACGATCGCGGACCCTATCACGGCAACCGCGTCATCGACCTTTCCCTGGCGGCAGCGCGGGCGATCGGCCTCATCCGCGCCGGAAGCGGAAGGGTCAGTCTCGCTCTGCTGACCTGACGACGCGCTTCGGGGAAAGGCTTCGCGCCTCGCGCGTTGACGAGGCTTGAGTGCAACAGCGACAGGCCTGTCTTTCATGGTTCGTCACTTCACGTTCGCCCTGCCCCTTGCCGTAATTGGGGCAATGCTGGCGGCCTGCGACGGCGGCGGCGATCCGGGTGAAGAACGGCCGATCATTTCGCAGGCGGAAGAACCAGGAACGGACGCGGCGGCGGCGCCCGAACCTCCGACTCCTTCCGTGACGGGGACTGAGGCGGAAGCCTCTATCCCGGCTGCCCTTCAGGGCCGCTGGGGACTCAACGTCGCCGATTGCGAACCGGACCGCGCCGATGCCAAGGGGTTGCTGACCATCGATGCGACATCGCTGACTTTCTACGAAGCGCGGGCCACGCTGAGCGATATTGCGACGACATCCCCCACCAGTATCCGGGCGACCTTCGACTTCACCGGCGAAGGCATGACCTGGTCGCGCGATACCGCGCTCGAGACGCAGGACGAAGGATCGACCCTGGTAAGGCGCGAATTCGGAGAAGACGCGACGCCCGGCCCGTTTCGATATGCCCGCTGCCCGTAAGAGGAAGGATTACCTATGAACCTGCGCAGTTCCGGCCTGGCGGCCTGTCTCCTCGCATCGGTATCGGCCTGCACGACGATGCCCGCGCCGGGCGGGGAGGAGCCCATTCGCGTGCGCGAACCGTCGGGCGAATGCGACGCGGCGCCGGCGCAATCCCTGGTCGGTCGCCAGGCGAGCGAGACCGTCGGCGCCCGCGCGCTCGAACTCGCCCGCGCGGCAAACCTGCGCTGGATCCCGCCGCGCACCGCCGTGACGATGGACTACCGCGCCGATCGCCTGAACATCAGCTATGACGACGATTTGGTAATATTGCGGGTGTATTGCGGTTGACGATCGACAACCGAAGAGAGCCGCCTTGCCGTGATTGCCGTCGCCAGAATGTCCGCCGTCCTCTGCCTGCTGGGCGCGAGCGTGATCCTCAGCGGATGCGAGGATCCGCTCGCCGAACGGCAGGCCGCGGCAGAAGCGCAGATCGCCGCGCGTGCGGCGTCCGCTGCGCCGGCCGCGCCACGCGCCCCGGCGCGCACCGTGACGCCGAAAGAACGCGATGCCGTCCTGCGCCTGCGCGACCAGCAGCGCGGAACTACGGAGGGAACGGACGGCGACGAACCGCTGGTCGTCGATGCCGATGCCGCCTCGCTAATGGACGAGACGCAAGGGTTCGATCCCGCTCCGATGGACGATGCCCAGGGCTTCGATCCGTCGTCCGAGGATTCGCTCGCCGCGCAAGGGTGGGGCACCGCGGCCAACTGACCTGCTCAGAAACGGGGTTGCCCGCTGCGCGCCGCGATGACAGGAGGCGCAGCCGGAGAGACCTATGACAGACCAGTTCCAGCTTACCGACGACCAGCTTGCCATTCAGGACATGGCCAGCCGCTTCACGGCGGATGCCATCACGCCCCACGCCGCGAAATGGGACGAGGAGCACACGCTCCCCGTGGACGTTCTGCGCGAGGCGGCCGAACTCGGTTTCGGCGGAATCTATGTCAGCGAAGACGGCGGCGGCATCGGCCTGGGGCGACTGGAGGCGGCGCTGATATTCGAGGCGCTGTCCTATGGCTGCCCCTCGACCAGCGCGTTCCTGTCCATCCATAACATGACCGCCTGGATGCTCGATACCTACGGGTCCGAAGAGCTGAAGGCCAGATACCTGCCGGACATGATCTCGGCCGAGCTGCTCGGTTCGTACTGCCTGACCGAACCCGGCTCCGGGTCCGACGCGGCGGCCCTCAAGACGAAGGCCGTGCGTGACGGCGACGATTACCTGGTCACCGGCACCAAGCAATTCATCTCCGGCGCGGGCCATAACGACCTGTATTTCGTCATGTGCCGTACCGGAGACGACAGTCCGCGCGGCATTTCCTGCCTGCTGATCGAGAAGGACAGCGAGGGTCTGACCTTCGGCGCGCAGGAAAAGAAGCTTGGCTGGCATTCGCAGCCGACGGCGACGGTCAATCTCGACAGCGTGCGGGTTCCCGCCGGCAACCGGGTTGGCGGCGAGGGCGAGGGCTTTCGCATCGCCATGTCGGGGCTTGACGGCGGCCGGCTAAACATCGGAGCCTGCTCGCTGGGCGGGGCCCAGAGGTGTCTCGACGAGGCCTTGCGCTATACCAAGGAACGCAAGCAGTTCGGACAGTCCGTGGCCGATTTCCAGAACACCCAGTTCACCCTCGCCGACATGGCTACCGAACTGGAGGCTGCGCGGGCACTGCTGTATCTCGCCGCGTCGAAGGTCACTTCCCGCGCGCCCGACCGCACCCGTTTCGCGGCGATGGCCAAGCGGCTGGCGACCGATACCGGCAGCGCGGTGGTGGACCGCGCGCTGCAACTGCACGGCGGATACGGCTATCTGCAGGATTACCCGGTGGAACGCTTCTGGCGCGACCTGCGCGTCCATTCTATTCTGGAGGGAACGAACCAGATCATGCGGATGATCGTGGGCCGCGACCTGCTGCGACAGTAACGGCGGCGTGATCGCCCGCTTCGGACCGGCGGACCATCCCGCCCCCTCCCCCGCTTGAACGGAGAACACCCAGATGACCGACGACGTCCGCACGCAGATCGAAGCCGGCATCGGGCGCATCACGCTAACCCGGCCCAGGGCGCTGCATTCGCTGACCACCGCCATGTGCGAGGCGATCAACGAGGCGCTGCTCGCCTGGCGAGACAACGATACCGTGCGCGCCGTGGCGATCGACCACGAGGACGGTACGCGCGGCTTTTGCGCGGGCGGCGATGTCGCGATGGTTCGCCGATCCGCACTGGAGGACGGCGGCGAGGCGGGCCGGGCCTTCTTCTTCCACGAATATCGCATGAACCATCTGCTGTTCACCTATCCCAAGCCGACCGTCGCCTTCATGGACGGGGTGACTATGGGTGGCGGGGTCGGCCTGTCGCAGCCATGCGATTTCCGCGTGGCGACACAGAACACCATGTTCGCCATGCCCGAAGGATCCATCGGTCTGTTTCCCGATGTCGGCGCCGGGCATTACCTGCCGCGCCTGCCGGGTGAGACCGGCAAGTTCCTGGCGCTCACCGCGGCGCGGCTCGACGGGGCGGAATGTCTCTGGGCCGGACTTGCGACCCATTACCTCGCACAAGACGGCGTCGCCGAGGCGAAGCGCCGGATGATGTCGGGTGAAGAGATCGACGCGGTACTCGGCGACCTTGCGATCGTCGCGCCCGAACCGCGCATCGCGGGCAACGCGGAAAGTATCGACAAGCTTTTCGCTCCAGCCGAACTCGAGGCGATCATCGACGCGCTTGCCGGAGATTCGGCCGACTGGGCGGCGAAGGAGTTGAAGGCCGTCCAGGCGAAATGCCCGATGACGGGAAAGGTGGCGTTGCGGCAGTTCGCGCAGAACGCGCAGTGCACCGATTTCGCCGCGAACATGGCGATGGAATACCGGGTCGCTTCCCGGATGATGATGCGGCACGACTTCGCCGAAGGCGTGCGGGCCGTGCTGATCGACAAGGACAACGCGCCGGCGTGGAAGCCCGATCGACCCGAGGACATCAGCGCCACCATGCTGGACGACATCTTCGCCCCGCTAGGCCAGGGCGAGGAATGGACGCCCTTCGGCTAGTCTGACCATTTCGGGCTACTTCGCCCGAAAGATTTTCGATCCGTCATGTCACTTGCCCTTGTGCAGCGCACAAGGCAGTGACCGGCCCCATGAAAGGTCTGACCCATCTCGAGCGGCTCGAAGCCGAGAGCGTTCATATCATCCGCGAGGTCGCAGCCGAGTCGGCCAGGCCGGTGATGCTGTATTCGGTCGGCAAGGACAGCGCCGTCATGCTGCACCTTGCCAAGAAGGCGTTCCATCCCTCTCCTCCGCCCTTCCCGCTCATGCATGTCGATACCACGTGGAAGTTCAAGGACATGTACAGGCTGCGCAACAAGGCAGCCGAGGATGCCGGCATGGACCTCATCGTCCACCGCAACCCGGAAGCCGAGGAGCGTGGCATCAATCCGTTCGACCACGGCGCGCTGCATACCGACATGTGGAAGACCGAAGGGCTGAAGCAGGCGCTCACCAAGCATGGCTTCGATGCGGCGTTCGGTGGCGCGCGGCGCGACGAAGAGAAAAGCCGCGCGAAGGAACGCATCTTCTCCTTCCGCACGGCGAGCCATGGATGGGATCCGAAGAACCAGCGACCGGAACTGTGGAACATCTACAACACCCGGAAAGCGAAGGGCGAAAGCATTCGCGTCTTTCCGCTGAGCAACTGGACCGAGCTCGACATCTGGCAATACATCATGCGGGAGCAGATCGAGATCGTACCGCTCTATTTCGCGGCCGAGCGGCCTACCTATACCTATGAAGGCGGCCTGTTCATGGCCGACGATCCCGAACGGCTGGAGCGGGTCATGGGAAGGCGGCCCGAAATTACCATGCGGTCCGTCCGCTTCCGCACGCTCGGATGTTTCCCCCTGACAGGCGCGGTCGAAAGCGAGGCCTCCACCCTGGCCGAAGTGGTGCAGGAAATGCTGCTGACCACCACGTCCGAACGAGAAGGCCGTGTGATCGACAAGGAATCGGGCGACGCCAGCATGGAGAAGAAGAAGCAGGAGGGATATTTCTGATGACCGATTCCTCCTACAGGACCGACGCGCTGATCGCGGAAGACATCGAAGCCTATCTGGAACAGCATCAGAACAAGGGGCTGCTGCGCTTCATCACCTGCGGCAGCGTGGACGACGGCAAATCGACCCTGATCGGTCGCCTGCTCTACGATTCGAAGATGATCTTCGAAGACCAGCTCGCCGCGCTGGAAGCCGACAGCAGGCGCGTGGGCACGCAAGGCGAGGAAATCGACTTCGCCCTGCTGGTTGATGGGCTGGCGGCGGAACGCGAACAGGGTATCACCATCGACGTCGCCTATCGCTTCTTCGCCACCGAAAAACGCAAGTTCATCGTCGCCGACACCCCCGGTCACGAACAATACACCCGCAACATGGTGACGGGGGCCAGCACGGCCGACCTGGCCGTCATCCTGATCGACGCGCGCAAAGGCGTCCTGACGCAGACGAAAAGGCATAGTTTCCTCGCCCATCTCATCGGCATCCGGAATATCGTGCTGGCGGTGAACAAGATGGACCTGGTCGATTACGACCAGCCGACCTTCGAACACATCGTTGCCGACTATCGCAGTTTCGCAAGCGAGATCGGCATCGCGGACTTCACGCCGATCCCGATATCCGGTTTCAGGGGCGACAACATCACCACCGCCCCGTCCGCCAATACGCCGTGGTACGAAGGACCATCGCTGATCGAGCATCTGGAAACCGTCGAGCTGAAAAGCGCCGCGGCACAGGACGCCTCCTTCCGCATGCCGGTCCAGTGGGTCAACCGCCCCAATCTCGATTTTCGCGGTTTCTCGGGCCTCATCGCGGCCGGCACGGTGAAGCCGGGCGATGCGGTGCGGATCGTGCCTTCGGGCAAGACCAGTACGGTTGCGCGCATCGTTACGGCGGATGGCGATCTAGACGAGGCGGTCGCCGGTCAGGCCGTCACCCTTACGCTCGATGACGAGGTCGATTGCTCGCGCGGCAGCGTGGTCGCCGCGAAGGACGATCCACCCGAACGCGCGGACCAGTTCGAAGCCAATATCGTGTGGATGAGCGACGAGGATCTGATTCCCGGTCGCGGTTACTGGCTCAAACTGGCCACGCAGCAGGTGACGGCCACCGTCGCACAGCCGAAATACGAGATCGACGTCAACACGCTCGAGCATCTGGCGGCCAAGACCCTGTCGCTCAACGCCATCGGCGTGGCGGAAGTGACCACCGACAAGCCCATCACCTTCGAACCTTACGACGAAAGCGCGCCGCTGGGCGGCTTCATCCTGATCGACAAGCTGACGAACGCGACGGTCGCGGCGGGCATGATCAATTTCAGCCTCCGGCGCTCGCAGAACGTGCACTGGCAGTCCGTGGACATCACCCGCGACCAGCACGCCGCGCTCAAGAACCAGAAGCCTGCGGTGCTCTGGTTCACCGGTCTGTCGGGTAGCGGCAAGTCCACCATCGCGAACATAGTCGAGAAGAAGCTGTACCGGATGAACCGGCACACTTTCCTGCTCGACGGAGACAATATCCGCCACGGGCTGAACAAGGATCTCGGCTTTACCGATACCGACCGTATCGAGAATATCCGCCGCGTCGGCGAAGTGGCGAAGCTCATGGCGGATGCGGGCACCATCGTCATCACCGCATTCATCAGCCCGTTCCGCGCCGAACGGCAGATGGTGCGCGACATGCTGCCCGAAGGCGAGTTCATCGAAGTGTTTGTCGATACGCCGCTCGAGGTCGCCGAAGCGCGGGACGAAAAGGGTCTTTATGCCAAGGCGAGGGCCGGAAACCTGAAGAACTTCACCGGGATCGACAGTCCCTACGAAGAACCCGAGAACGCCGAGATCCGTATCGACACCACTTCGATAACCCCCGACGAGGCCGCCGACATCATCATCGACCGGTTGCTGGGAGATGCCTGATGCTCGATCGCATCCGCGTTCCATGACCGATGGCGAACTCGCCGCGCACCTCGCGTACCAGGCCGGACTGATCCTTCTGCAGGTACGCGAGAGCGGCATGTTCGAAGGCAAGGCGCTGGGCAAGGCCGGGGACGAGACCGCCAACCAGTTTCTCGTGCACGCCCTGCGACAGCAGCGCCCCGAGGACGGGCTGCTGTCCGAGGAAAGCAAGGATACGCTCGAACGGCTGAACAAGAAACGTGTCTGGATCGTCGATCCGGTGGACGGCACCCGCGAATACGGGGAAGCCCGATCGGACTGGGCGGTGCATGTCGGTCTTGCGATCGACGGCGTGGCGGAGATCGGCGCGGTCGCGCTGCCGGGTCTGGATGGCGGGGTGGTGCTCCGCAGCGACGAACCTGCCGACCTTCGATCGGCTTCGGACCGGCCGCGCCTCGTCGTCAGTCGCACGCGCCCCGCGGCCGAGGCGGTCGCGCTGGCGGAGACCCTGGGGGGTGAGCTGCTGCCGATGGGAAGCGCCGGGGCCAAGGCCATGGCGATCGTGCGCGGCGAGGCGGAAATCTATCTCCATTCCGGGGGTCAGTACGAATGGGACAGCTGCGCCCCCGTTGCCGTCGCGAAGGCGCACGGACTGCATTGCAGCCGAATCGACGGCAGTCCGATGGAATACAACCAGCGCGACGTCTATCTGCCCGACCTGCTGATCTGCCGCCCCGAATGGGCCGAGCGGGCACTGGCGCAAGTCGCCGGTCTGACCTGAGCTAGCCGATCGGCGGCTGGCCGTTCGACGCCGTCACCCCGCCATCCACCGGCACTACCGCGCCTGTCACCATGCGCGCATCGTCGCTCGCGAGGAAGGCGACCACCGCCGCGATATCTTCGGGCTGTTCGGGCGGCTGAAGCGCCATGCGATCGCGAAACCTGTCCATCAGCTTTTCATCGCCCGTGATGCCCTCGGCAAGCGGCGTATCGGTGAGCGACGGGGCGACCGCGTTCACCCGGACGCCCTTCGCGCCAAGATCGAGCGCCAGGGCCCGGGTGAAGTTGCTGATCGCGCCCTTCGAGGTGTTGTAGGCCAGCATCCCCCAATCACCCCCGAGGCCCGAAACCGAACTGGTGTTCACGATGCATCCGCCGCTCTCTTCCAGATGCGGAATTGCCGCGCGCGAGCAGTAGAACATCCCGTCGACATTGGTCCGCATGACCTTGTCCCAATCGTCATCGGTATGATCGGTCGGCGATTTCATGACGGCGACACCGGCATTGTTATGTAGGACGTGGATGCCGCCGTGCTCGCCCGCCACGGCATCTATCGCCTGCTTCACCGCTGCGCTGTCCCGAATATCGAGCTTGCGGGCGCTGACGTCGCCCTCGATCGCGTTTGCCATGCTGTCGAGATCGTCCGCTATGTCGAAAATGACGACTCGCGCGCCCTCCTGTGCGAACCGGGTCGCGGTTGCCTTGCCGATGCCCGAGCTACCGCCGGTGACGATGACGGTCTTGTCCTTGAAACGCTGCATGTGCCTTGTCCTATCGTGATCGTGATGGGTCGTGCCCTATCGACGCGGCGGGGCGGTCCCCGGTTCCGGCTTCCCCGTTCGAGCGGCCCTCAGACCCCGCATTCGTCCAGCGCCCGGCCGACCGCGCCGAGATAGGCCTGGCCGAACAGCCGCAGATGCACGAGCAGCGGCCACAGGCGGTAGACGGGCAGACGCTGCCGCCAGCCGGCATCAAGCTCCAGCGCATCGAAGAAGGCGGCCGGTGGGTGATCGAACAGGGTGAGCATCGCCACATCGACCTCGCGATGCCCGTAATAGCAGGCGGGGTCGATCAACGCGGCGACGCGGCCTTTGCCGAACAGGACGTTGCCACCCCACAGGTCGCCGTGCAGCAGCGCGGCGCGCGGTTCGGCGGGAAGCAGGTCGGGCAACCGTTTCGCCAGGCTCTCCAACCGCCCGGCGACGCCCGCGGGAATTTTCTCGCCATGACACAGCAAGCGGTTGCGTGCCCAGAAGGTCGGCCAGTCGTCTCTGGCCGTATTGGTGATCGCCACCGGCCCGAAGGCGTGGTCCGCGTCCCAGCCGTAGCGGGTGCCGTTCGCGGCGTGAAGCTGACCAAGGACGGCGGCGAGATCGCACCACCCTTCGGCATCGGGCCTGCCGCCGCCATCGACGAATTCCATCAGCAACAGCCCCGGTTCGGCGAAAATCACCTCGGGCGCGCGACCGCAGGCATCGCCAATGGCCCGCAGCATGGCCGCCTCGCGCCTGGTACCCTCGCCCGTCTTGGCGACGAGCTTTCGCCCGTCCGCAAGCGTCACGAACGTCGCCCCGCCGAGATCGCCGCCAGCCAGCTCGCGCATGTCCGAAACCGTTGAACCGGCGATTTCGGCGATGCGCGCGATGCGGCTCACGCTGCGAAACGGTCCGCCAGCGCGTCTGCGGCGGTCTTCACGATATGCCAGGTCTTCTCGAACACGGAGGCGCCCCCTTCATAGGGGTCGAACACCGGCTTTCCCTCCCATCCCGGAACCGCGTCGAGCAACAGCGCGATTTCGGCTGTCGAATTATCCGGCGCAAGCTGGCGCAGATTGGCAAGGTTCTGCGCATCGAGCGCGTAGATGTGCGTAAACCGTGTGAAATCCGCTTCCTCTACCTGCCGAGCACGCAGGCCGGAAATGTCGATGCCGACCTTGTGCCCCTGCGCAATCGCGCGATCGTCCGGCGGATCGCCGACATGCCATTCGCCCGTTCCTGCGCTGTCGATTTCGATATCGAGGCCGCGTGTGCGCGCCGCCTCCCGAAACGCGCCTTCCGCAAGCGGCGACCGGCAGATATTGCCAAGGCATACGAACAGGACCGATGGCTTGCCTGCCTCAGCCATTCCACAGATCCTGCCACGGCCCGCGGATCGCCAGCGTCATGGCCGGCGAATAGATGTTCATGAACATCGTGCGCCCGTCGGGGGAGAAGCTGACGCCGGCCGGCTCGGTCTGAATGCGGATCCGACCCAGATCGTAGGACTGTCCGGACGGTGTGATCCCGCGCAGGTGGTTGTCGACAGTGTCGGTATACTGATCCTCGCATACCACCAGATGCCCGCTCGGCGCGACGCACAGATTGTCGCCGTAGCTGTACTGCGCGATATCGGTACTCTCGAAAAACAGCGTCAACTCGTCTGTCGAAGGACGGAAGCGGAAGATCTGCCCCTCCTCCGCCGCGCCGCCGCTGGTGGCGGTGAAGTACATCTCCCCATCACCCATCCAGATGCCCTCGCCCCTGGCGATGATCGCCGCGCCCTGCGCGTGGCCGCGCTGGCGCAGATCGTCCTCGGGCGATTCCACATTGTCGAGGTCGATCCAGCGACCCGCGACGGGCTGACCGACCTGCACCTGCACGCTTTCCCGATTGCTGGTGTCGTCGACGCCGTTCAGCATCAGCGCCTGCAACCTGCCCCCGCGCGCAAGCTGGCCGGGGACGGCGGGAATGAAGCGGTAGAACAGCGAATCCTGCTTGTCCTCGGTCATGTACACCACGCCCGTCGCCGGATCGACGCAGGCGGCCTCGTGATTGAAGCGGCCCATTTCCCTCAGTGGGACCGGGTCGACCAGTCCGCCGGCATCGGCGGGCACTTCGAAGACGTAACCATGGTCCTTGTTGATGCGGCCATTGGCGCGATCGGTATTTTCCTCGCAGGAAAGCCAGCTGCCCCAAGGGGTAATCCCCCCGGCGCAATTGCGGATCGTACCGGCCAGGCTGCGATAGACCCGTTCGACCTCCAGCGTATGCGCGTCCAGCACGATCGTCGTCGTTCCGCCGGGAAGCGGCACGAGGCTGCGCGCTACGGTATCGTAGGCCTTGCCCGAAACCCCGCCATTATCGTGCTGCGGAGACAGTTCGTGATTGCGGACCAGCGCCAGCTTGCCGCCGCCCAGATCGAAGCAGCCCATGCCGTCCGCCCGGTCGGGCACGCGGTTGCCATCGCTCATCTCGTCGTCGAGCCGGGACAGTACGCGATAGGAGAACCCGGGCGGTAAATC from Aurantiacibacter spongiae carries:
- the cysN gene encoding sulfate adenylyltransferase subunit CysN, encoding MTDSSYRTDALIAEDIEAYLEQHQNKGLLRFITCGSVDDGKSTLIGRLLYDSKMIFEDQLAALEADSRRVGTQGEEIDFALLVDGLAAEREQGITIDVAYRFFATEKRKFIVADTPGHEQYTRNMVTGASTADLAVILIDARKGVLTQTKRHSFLAHLIGIRNIVLAVNKMDLVDYDQPTFEHIVADYRSFASEIGIADFTPIPISGFRGDNITTAPSANTPWYEGPSLIEHLETVELKSAAAQDASFRMPVQWVNRPNLDFRGFSGLIAAGTVKPGDAVRIVPSGKTSTVARIVTADGDLDEAVAGQAVTLTLDDEVDCSRGSVVAAKDDPPERADQFEANIVWMSDEDLIPGRGYWLKLATQQVTATVAQPKYEIDVNTLEHLAAKTLSLNAIGVAEVTTDKPITFEPYDESAPLGGFILIDKLTNATVAAGMINFSLRRSQNVHWQSVDITRDQHAALKNQKPAVLWFTGLSGSGKSTIANIVEKKLYRMNRHTFLLDGDNIRHGLNKDLGFTDTDRIENIRRVGEVAKLMADAGTIVITAFISPFRAERQMVRDMLPEGEFIEVFVDTPLEVAEARDEKGLYAKARAGNLKNFTGIDSPYEEPENAEIRIDTTSITPDEAADIIIDRLLGDA
- a CDS encoding 3'(2'),5'-bisphosphate nucleotidase CysQ, which translates into the protein MTDGELAAHLAYQAGLILLQVRESGMFEGKALGKAGDETANQFLVHALRQQRPEDGLLSEESKDTLERLNKKRVWIVDPVDGTREYGEARSDWAVHVGLAIDGVAEIGAVALPGLDGGVVLRSDEPADLRSASDRPRLVVSRTRPAAEAVALAETLGGELLPMGSAGAKAMAIVRGEAEIYLHSGGQYEWDSCAPVAVAKAHGLHCSRIDGSPMEYNQRDVYLPDLLICRPEWAERALAQVAGLT
- a CDS encoding SDR family NAD(P)-dependent oxidoreductase — protein: MQRFKDKTVIVTGGSSGIGKATATRFAQEGARVVIFDIADDLDSMANAIEGDVSARKLDIRDSAAVKQAIDAVAGEHGGIHVLHNNAGVAVMKSPTDHTDDDWDKVMRTNVDGMFYCSRAAIPHLEESGGCIVNTSSVSGLGGDWGMLAYNTSKGAISNFTRALALDLGAKGVRVNAVAPSLTDTPLAEGITGDEKLMDRFRDRMALQPPEQPEDIAAVVAFLASDDARMVTGAVVPVDGGVTASNGQPPIG
- a CDS encoding fructosamine kinase family protein, giving the protein MSRIARIAEIAGSTVSDMRELAGGDLGGATFVTLADGRKLVAKTGEGTRREAAMLRAIGDACGRAPEVIFAEPGLLLMEFVDGGGRPDAEGWCDLAAVLGQLHAANGTRYGWDADHAFGPVAITNTARDDWPTFWARNRLLCHGEKIPAGVAGRLESLAKRLPDLLPAEPRAALLHGDLWGGNVLFGKGRVAALIDPACYYGHREVDVAMLTLFDHPPAAFFDALELDAGWRQRLPVYRLWPLLVHLRLFGQAYLGAVGRALDECGV
- a CDS encoding low molecular weight protein-tyrosine-phosphatase, whose product is MAEAGKPSVLFVCLGNICRSPLAEGAFREAARTRGLDIEIDSAGTGEWHVGDPPDDRAIAQGHKVGIDISGLRARQVEEADFTRFTHIYALDAQNLANLRQLAPDNSTAEIALLLDAVPGWEGKPVFDPYEGGASVFEKTWHIVKTAADALADRFAA
- a CDS encoding alkaline phosphatase PhoX, translating into MLQDQNRRRFLQATGSAFAALAASGCMRVPVRSAAAPGAAPTTTLVPDPAGILDLPPGFSYRVLSRLDDEMSDGNRVPDRADGMGCFDLGGGKLALVRNHELSPQHDNGGVSGKAYDTVARSLVPLPGGTTTIVLDAHTLEVERVYRSLAGTIRNCAGGITPWGSWLSCEENTDRANGRINKDHGYVFEVPADAGGLVDPVPLREMGRFNHEAACVDPATGVVYMTEDKQDSLFYRFIPAVPGQLARGGRLQALMLNGVDDTSNRESVQVQVGQPVAGRWIDLDNVESPEDDLRQRGHAQGAAIIARGEGIWMGDGEMYFTATSGGAAEEGQIFRFRPSTDELTLFFESTDIAQYSYGDNLCVAPSGHLVVCEDQYTDTVDNHLRGITPSGQSYDLGRIRIQTEPAGVSFSPDGRTMFMNIYSPAMTLAIRGPWQDLWNG